One window of Perca fluviatilis chromosome 12, GENO_Pfluv_1.0, whole genome shotgun sequence genomic DNA carries:
- the pikfyve gene encoding 1-phosphatidylinositol 3-phosphate 5-kinase isoform X5, whose translation MACISNSESVAFFKGRSSSDMAADDKSSSSSSTDWSVEPPVLSPTSPSHLTHFKPLTPEQDEPPLRSAYSSFVNLFRFNNKEEGRPPSTSSEKPDVPPPSPQSERSWSSSPTHSLYGSRPHRKQHPDHLRRTSTASDGSRKSDTPLSNHDPRTAVQLRTALKRLKEIMEGKSQDSDLKQYWMPDSQCKECYDCNEKFTTFRRRHHCRLCGQIFCSRCCNQEIPGKFMGYTGDLRACTYCRKIALSYAHSADSGSIGEDLSALSDSPCSVSVLEPSEPRTPVGGRKASRNIFLEEDLTWQSMIHQEQQNSGLTSRLTTLQDDIGKSPARKRSASVTNLSLDRSGSSMVPSYDSSISPPTSRAMPGTKTGTKLDHSEEERKILLDSSQLKDLWKKICHNNTGMEFQDHRYWLRTYPNCIVGKELVNWLLRNGTISTRAQAIAIGQALVDGRWLDCVTHNDQLFRDEYALYRPLQSTEFSETPSPDSDSVNSVEGHSEPSWFKDIKFDDSDTEQLADENEYTMPNSASPSKRTSVSSFQSVVDSDSAASINLNMEQNNVNFHIKKQSKYPHVPPAADQKAEYLLSEDGGQNIVISDAFIRESLFNRRVEEKAKEMLFTPLGWHHSSLDQLREENGEKKAMERLLSANHSHMMALLQQLLYSESLSLSWRDIIVPVVRQVVQTVRPDVRNCDDDMDIRQLVHIKKISGGRKFDSAVVNGFVCTKNIAHKKMNPYIKNPKILLLKCSIEYLYREETKFSCIDPIVLQEREFLKNYVQRIVDVRPTLVLVEKTVSRIAQDMLLEHGITLVINVKSQVLDRVSRMTQGDLVMSMDQLLTKPRLGTCLKFYMQPFTLANNEVKTLMFFEGCPPHLGCSIKLRGASEYELARVKEIIMLMVCVAYHSQLEISFLMDEFAMPPSLSQSTSFPCLLEGASVEEEEEEEDGKRRGKETNGESQEKTAATKDSALGGQAEEEGFPSESLSKNGDLDTLQDNPNSNLPSSVQEEEAGITETKTSSPFSSILAPPLPVSPPFLMEKDQEMSSCTLMASEGETGAEGSLLKGDSHDMDDGESSETTTTPRLFRDPLQDDTGMFVAEQVASTDDRLKSISAVFKQELKDIILCISPFVTFKEPFLLMLAGMLCPSRDYFPEQVYLSPLLNKDFKELDGRRKRQLLKDSAPSSLVSGQTNGASQPKLIDVLPSHSLTSTRIIEQLNSSQDLAKMLADYRAKGGRIRQREATDPFSTASTAAPVSVQSRAVDPQVKLLVKTDSEEEKPSKLNDISWAPKLDCLNPVNHQRLCVLFSSSSAQSNNAPNPCVSPWIVTMEFYGKNDLSLGVFLERYCFRPSYQCPSMFCETPMVHHIRRFVHGSGCVQIVLKELDSPVPGYQHTILNYSWCRICKQVTPVVPLSNDSWSMSFAKYLELRFYGHQYTRRANAEPCGHSIHKDYHQYFSYNQMVASFSYTSVRLLEICLPRPKIFIRNLGPSKTNLQQDLKDFSLKVTQVYLAIDDRLTSLKTDTFSKTREEKMEDLFAQKDMEEAELRSWNEKLQARLQACSLDSPQQVQVVLESLVMKKQSLCEMLQSWNSRLQDLFQQEKGRKRLSVPPSPGRHRQTTADDSKSALDSSPRNPSPVVQNGDKEDRHLCTMTSTSSSMLSSPGEPGAEPFTPVPSFIEQDSLSIPEDVFDGHLLGSTDSQVKEKSTMKAILANFLPGNSYSPIPFPFDPDKHYLMYEHERVPIAVCEREPSSIIAFALSCKEYKTALDDLSKVSNAGGDETPQVISAGESRAKSSPARPSESASSQQSRSSMETDPLKDADLADKQKKQTLNPHVELQFSDANAKFYCRIYYAEEFHKMREEIMESTEEDFVRSLSHCVNWQARGGKSGAVFYATEDDRFILKQMPRLEVQSFLDFAPHYFTYIAGAVQQKRPTALAKILGVYRIGYKNSQNNTEKKLDLLVMENLFYGRKMAQVFDLKGSLRNRNVKTDSGKESCEVVLLDENLLKLIHDNPLYIRSHCKAILRAAIHSDAYFLSSHLIIDYSLLVGRDDATDQLVVGIIDYIRTFTWDKRLEMVVKSTGILGGQGKMPTVVSPELYRARFCEAMDKYFLMVPDHWTGLGINC comes from the exons ATGGCATGCATTTCAAACTCAGAGTCGGTAGCTTTCTTCAAAGG CAGGTCGAGCAGTGACATGGCTGCTGATGACAAGTCCTCGTCGTCATCCTCAACGGACTGGAGCGTCGAGCCGCCTGTTCTCTCGCCCACCAGCCCATCCCACTTGACCCACTTCAAACCACTGACTCCAGAGCAGGATGAGCCCCCCCTCCGCTCCGCATACAGCTCATTTGTCAACCTGTTTCGTTTCAACAACAAAG aggaggGACGTCCTCCCTCAACATCTTCAGAGAAGCCAGATGTGCCACCCCCTTCTCCTCAATCGGAGAGGAGCTGGTCCTCCAGTCCGACTCACTCCCTGTACGGTTCGAGGCCGCACCGGAAACAGCACCCAGACCACCTCCGACGTACCTCCACTGCCTCCG ACGGCAGCAGGAAGTCAGATACGCCTCTAAGCAATCATGACCCTCGCACAGCTGTGCAACTTCGCACTGCACTGAAGAGGCTGAAGGAAATAATGGAGGGAAAGAGCCAG GACAGCGATCTGAAGCAGTACTGGATGCCAGATAGCCAGTGTAAAGAGTGCTACGACTGCAATGAGAAGTTCACAACCTTCCGCCGCCGCCACCACTGCCGGCTGTGTGGCCAGATCTTCTGCAGCCGCTGCTGCAACCAAGAAATCCCCGGAAAGTTCATGGGCTACACGG GAGACCTTCGGGCCTGTACGTACTGCCGTAAGATAGCGCTAAGCTACGCTCATTCAGCGGACTCTGGCTCGATTGGAGAGGACCTAAGCGCCCTGTCCGACTCTCCCTGCTCTGTGAGTGTGTTGGAGCCCAGCGAGCCGCGGACACCTGTGGGTGGACGCAAGGCCAGCAGGAACATCTTCCTGGAGGAAGACCTGACCTGGCAgag tatgATTCACCAGGAACAGCAGAACAGTGGCCTGACTTCCAGACTGACAACACTACAAGACGACATCGGCAAATCTCCAGCTAGGAAAAG GTCTGCCAGTGTGACCAACCTGTCGCTGGACCGCTCTGGATCCTCCATGGTGCCTTCCTACGACAGCTCAATCAGCCCGCCAACCAGCCGAGCCATGCCGGGCACCAAGACTGGCACCAAGCTGGACCACagtgaagaggagaggaagattcTACTG GACTCCTCCCAGCTGAAGGACCTGTGGAAGAAAATCTGCCACAACAACACAGGGATGGAGTTCCAGGACCACAGATACTGGCTGAGGACCTACCCCAACTGCATTGTGGGAAAAGAGCTTGTCAACTGGCTGCTAAGGAATGGCACCATCTCCACCAG GGCGCAGGCCATTGCCATTGGCCAGGCATTGGTGGATGGTCGCTGGCTGGACTGTGTCACGCACAACGACCAGCTGTTCAGGGATGAGTATGCTCTCTACCGCCCGCTCCAG AGTACAGAGTTCTCAGAAACACCGTCTCCAGACAGCGATAGCGTGAACTCCGTAGAGGGACATTCCGAGCCGTCCTGGTTCAAGGACATCAAGTTTGATGACAGCGACACGGAGCAGCTCGCAGATGAGAACGAGTACACCATGCCCA ACTCTGCCAGCCCCAGCAAGAGAACATCTGTAAGCAGTTTCCAGTCAGTTGTGGACAGTGACTCAGCTGCCTCTATCAACCTCAACATGGAgcaaaacaatgtcaacttcCACATCAAGAAACAGTCCAAGTATCCACACGTGCCTCCTGCTGCTGACCAGAAAG ctGAATATCTTTTATCTGAGGATGGAGGACAGAATATTGTCATAAGTGATGCCTTCATCAGAG AGTCTCTGTTCAACCGCCGTGTGGAGGAGAAGGCCAAAGAGATGCTGTTTACTCCGCTGGGTTGGCACCACAGCTCTCTGGATCAGCTCAGAGAGGAGAACGGAGAGAAGAAGGCCATGGAGAGGCTGCT CTCTGCCAACCACAGCcacatgatggcactgctgcagcagctgctcTACAGTGAGTCCCTGTCTCTGTCCTGGCGGGACATTATTGTCCCCGTGGTTCGACAGGTGGTCCAGACAGTACGGCCCGACGTTCGCAACTGCGACGACGACATGGACATCCGCCAGCTGGTCCACATCAAGAAG ATTTCTGGAGGCAGGAAGTTTGACTCGGCGGTGGTAAACGGCTTCGTATGCACCAAGAACATTGCCCACAAGAAG ATGAACCCCTACATCAAGAACCCCAAAATCCTGCTGCTGAAGTGCTCCATAGAGTATCTTTACAGGGAGGAGACCAAGTTTTCCTGCATCGACCCCATTGTGCTGCAG GAACGAGAGTTTTTGAAGAACTACGTGCAGCGCATAGTAGACGTGCGTCCAACCCTGGTGTTAGTGGAGAAGACGGTGTCTCGTATTGCTCAGGACATGCTGCTGGAGCACGGCATCACGCTGGTCATCAACGTCAAATCG CAAGTCTTGGACAGAGTGAGTCGTATGACCCAGGGAGACCTGGTGATGTCCATGGACCAGCTCCTCACCAAACCTCGTCTGGGAACCTGCCTCAAGTTCTACATGCAGCCCTTCACCTTGGCCAATA ATGAAGTGAAGACTCTGATGTTCTTTGAGGGTTGTCCTCCTCACCTTGGATGCTCCATCAAACTGCGTGGTGCCTCCGAGTACGAGCTGGCCAGGGTGAAGGAGATCATCATGCTGATGGTGTGTGTGGCATACCACTCCCAGCTGGAGATCTCTTTCCTCATGGATGAGTTTGCCATGCCGCCCAGTTTGTCCCAGAGCACCTCGTTCCCCTGCCTGCTGGAGGGCGcctctgtggaggaggaggaggaggaggaggatggaaagaggagagggaaagagacaaATGGAGAGAGTCAGGAGAAAACTGCAGCGACTAAAGACTCTGCACTGGGAGGACAAGCTGAGGAGGAAGGGTTTCCCTCTGAGTCTTTATCCAAAAACGGAGATTTAGACACTCTCCAAGACAATCCGAACTCCAACTTACCTTCCTCTGTCCAAGAAGAGGAGGCTGGTATCACAGAGACGAAGACCTCCTCGCCATTTTCCAGTATCCTTGCACCGCCTCTGCCTGTCTCCCCTCCGTTCCTCATGGAGAAGGACCAGGAGATGAGCTCATGCACTCTCATGGCATCTGAGGGCGAGACGGGGGCCGAGGGAAGCCTATTGAAGGGGGATTCCCATGATATGGATGACGGGGAAAGTTCCGAGACTACCACTACTCCTCGGTTGTTCCGAGACCCTCTGCAGGACGATACGGGGATGTTTGTGGCCGAGCAGGTGGCTTCAACCGATGACCGTCTGAAGTCCATCTCTGCTGTTTTCAAGCAGGAGCTTAAGGACATCATCCTGTGCATTTCCCCCTTTGTCACATTTAAAGAACCATTTCTTCTCATGCTTGCTGGCATGCTCTGCCCTAGCAGGGATTACTTCCCCGAACAG GTCTACCTGTCTCCTCTCCTAAACAAGGACTTCAAGGAACTGGACGGACGCCGAAAACGACAGCTACTCAAAGACTCTGCCCCCTCCTCTCTGGTTAGTGGACAGACCAACGGCGCTTCACAGCCGAAGCTCATCGATGTCCTGCCCTCCCACAGTCTTACCAGCACCCGCATTATAGAGCAGCTGAACAGCAGCCAGGATCTGGCCAAGATGCTGGCTGACTACAGAGCAAAGGGAGGTCGTATCCGGCAAAGGGAAGCCACCGACCCCTTCAGCACTGCCAGCACTGCAGCTCCTGTCAGCGTCCAGAGCAGAGCGGTGGACCCACAGGTGAAGCTACTAGTGAAGACTGACAGTGAAGAGGAGAAGCCAAGCAAACTGAATGATATAAGCTGGGCCCCCAAG CTGGACTGTCTGAACCCTGTCAACCATCAGAGACTGTGTGTGCTCTTCAGCAGTTCATCAGCTCAGTCCAACAACGCGCCCAACCCCTGCGTCAGCCCATG GATTGTCACAATGGAGTTCTATGGCAAGAATGACCTCTCGCTCGGTGTATTCTTGGAGCGATATTGTTTTAG GCCGTCTTACCAGTGCCCCAGCATGTTCTGTGAGACTCCCATGGTGCACCACATCCGTCGGTTTGTGCACGGCAGCGGCTGTGTGCAGATCGTGTTAAAGGAGCTGGACTCCCCTGTGCCCGGTTATCAGCACACAATTCTCAACTACTCCTGGTGCCGCATCTGCAAACAG GTGACACCAGTGGTGCCGCTGTCCAACGACTCGTGGTCCATGTCTTTTGCTAAATACCTGGAGCTCCGCTTCTACGGCCACCAGTACACCAGGAGGGCTAATGCGGAGCCCTGCGGACACTCTATCCACAAAGACTACCACCAGTACTTCTCATACAACCAGATGGTGGCTTCCTTCAG CTACACTTCTGTACGACTgttggagatttgtcttcctcGTCCCAAGATCTTCATCAGGAACCTGGGACCTTCTAAAACCAACCTGCAGCAGGACCTGAAGGACTTCTCTCTAAA AGTGACTCAGGTGTACCTGGCCATAGATGACCGCCTCACCTCCCTCAAGACCGACACCTTCAGTAAGACGCGAGAGGAAAAGATGGAGGACCTCTTTGCTCAGAAAGac atggaAGAGGCTGAGCTGCGGAGCTGGAACGAAAAGCTTCAGGCGCGACTACAAGCCTGCAGTCTGGATTCTCCTCAGCAGGTGCAGGTGGTTCTGGAGTCGCTGGTGATGAAGAAACAGAGTCTGTGTGAGATGTTACAGTCCTGGAACAGCAG GCTGCAGGACTTGTTCCAGCAGGAGAAAGGCAGGAAGCGTCTGTCCGTCCCTCCCAGCCCGGGCAGGCACAGACAGACCACCGCTGACGACAGCAAG agTGCCCTGGATTCCTCGCCCCGTAACCCCTCACCTGTGGTACAGAATGGTGACAAAG AGGACCGTCACCTCTGCACGAtgacctccacctcctcctccatgctgtcGTCTCCAGGAGAACCTGGAGCTGAACCTTTCACACCTGTTCCCTCCTTCATTGAGCAGGACTCTCTCAGCATCCCAgagg ACGTGTTTGACGGACACTTGCTGGGCTCCACTGACAGCCAGGTGAAGGAGAAATCCACCATGAAAGCCATTCTCGCCAACTTCCTGCCCGGCAACAGCTACAGCCCCATCCCCTTCCCGTT TGACCCGGACAAACACTACCTGATGTACGAACACGAGCGCGTTCCCATCgcagtgtgtgagagagagccgAGCTCCATCATAGCCTTCGCCCTCAG CTGTAAGGAGTATAAGACAGCGCTGGATGATCTGTCCAAGGTGTCTAACGCAGGCGGGGATGAGACTCCACAGGTCATCAG TGCCGGGGAGAGTCGGGCTAAGAGCAGCCCTGCCAGGCCCAGTGAGTCGGCCTCATCCCAGCAGAGCCGCAGCAGCATGGAGACGGATCCCCTCA AGGATGCAGACTTGGCCGATAAACAGAAGAAACAGACCCTGAATCCACACGTTGAGCTAC aaTTCTCTGATGCCAACGCCAAGTTTTACTGTCGAATCTACTACGCCGAGGAGTTTCACAAGATGCGCGAGGAGATCATGGAGAGCACTGAGGAAGACTTTGTCCGCTCGCTGTCCCACTGTGTCAACTGGCAGGCTCGTGGTGGAAAGTCTGGAGCTGTTTTCTACGCAACAGAAG ATGACCGGTTCATCCTGAAGCAGATGCCCAGACTGGAGGTCCAGTCCTTCCTGGACTTTGCACCTCACTACTTCACCTACATCGCCGGGGCTGTGCAGCAGAAA AGGCCGACTGCGCTGGCGAAGATCCTGGGTGTTTACAGGATCGGTTACAAGAACTCTCAGAACAACACGGAGAAGAAACTGGACCTGCTGGTGATGGAAAATCTTTTTTACGGACGCAAGATGGCTCAG GTGTTTGACCTCAAAGGCTCGCTGAGGAACCGTAACGTGAAGACGGACTCGGGGAAGGAAAGCTGCGAGGTGGTTCTGCTGGACGAGAACCTTCTGAAGCTGATCCACGACAACCCGCTGTACATCCGCTCCCACTGTAAGGCCATCCTGCGAGCCGCCATACACAGCGACGCCTACTTCCTGTCCAGCCACCTCATCATCGACTACTCGCTGCTGGTGGGGCGCGACGACGCCACCGATCAGCTGGTGGTCGGGATCATAg ATTATATCAGGACATTCACCTGGGACAAGAGACTGGAGATGGTCGTCAAATCCACTGGAATCCTGGGAGGTCAAG GGAAGATGCCCACTGTGGTCTCTCCGGAGCTGTACAGAGCTCGTTTCTGCGAGGCCATGGATAAATACTTCCTGATGGTACCGGACCACTGGACCGGCCTGGGCATCAACTGCTGA